The Micropterus dolomieu isolate WLL.071019.BEF.003 ecotype Adirondacks linkage group LG23, ASM2129224v1, whole genome shotgun sequence DNA window GTATTTGTACGCCTTCAACATAATCCCCATGAAGACCATGGATTCATCAGAGCTGGTGAAGCAGCCGCAGGACGTGACAGAAAACCCCTACAGATGCTCCaccaaagacaagacagacaatCAAAAGAGCGGCTTCAGCGCCACAGAGGAAgaggtaaagagagagagagtttgtgcTTGTTTTCATCATGACGAAGAATGTGGTCACACCGCCGTATTATGGAGATTCACCTCACCCAAAAAGCCTTCCTGTATTCCTTTTATGTAATGcgttatttattttgaaaactcaACCCAGTCTTCGCGCTTCCTGTCGTCTTTTCAGGAGCCGGCCCGTCAGTTCTTCTTCGATCTGAGCAAGAAGCAGGGCGGAGGCCCTCGGGGACGCGGCTGGAAGAGACATTCAGACGGACGAGGGCGAGGACGAGACCAGCACCACGACGGAGACGGGCATCATGAGGGACAGCCCAAACAGCCCCGCAGGCACCGTGAGTCCagccaaactgggaaaacctgTTTTCAAAGTAGTAGAAATTGTAGTACGATGATTAAAGTCTAAAGCCCCATTCGGGACAGGATTAACGTTACAACGCAACATTCCAGGTGGCATCGGGAATAtaataatcacaataataacaatatttatttatagagggttttattttaaatccatgttacaaagtgcttcacagcaggcagcaaaatacaacacacaggtcaggttttaaaagaaaacattttaagcaATCAAAAGACAGTTGAATGAAAATTAAAAGCCaagtaaaatcaggaaaggctctgtgataaaagtatttttcaagTAGGGACCTAAAGaggttcactgactcagccaacctgatttcctcgggcaggctctTCCAGATCCTCGGTACCCCTTGAGTTTTCAGCCGGGGCCCCGGAAACAGACGGCAGACCTCAGCTGAGGATTTCAGAGTACTTGCCGGCACGTACGGTACTAAAATGTCGGACATATAGCGGGGAGAGAGGCCACGAAGAGcctttaaaagttttaaaatctATTCTGAAActggctgttgcagtaatcctgGTGTGacgagatgaaggcgtgtaaaaagatctgtgtttttaaaagttaagaTGATCATATTTttctaagataataaaaacacgATAACACAGATTGCAGACTTTTTCTTCCCATGTGCTGCGACCCAATGAAGagaatttcttgttttgtctgagttcagctgaagaaaatgttttgacatcTAGTTTTTTACATGGCAGGATATTTTCTGTAATATTGTTCCCACAGACACAAGCACAGCGTAGAATTATAGTGCTGCTAGTAATGTCAAGTGTTAGACTAATATTATGAACATGTAATATGTGTATAGAAAGATTTGTTTTCACAAAGATCACCCTGTCTTCTCGGCGCTTCAGAGCCGTCCGAACAATGTGATGTATCCTTAAAAATGTGTCTCCAAATTCATTGCAAGGTTCTAGCAATCAAAAATAGCTGAATGAACACACTGTGCTGTGCCTGAAACCATCTACATACTAAATCTAAGTAGgtttttacagtgttttcatACTGGATCAGCGACAGTCGGTATGCATACTAAAGGAAAAACTACATTTTCCTCTCCCAGTAAAATGGaggctttgttttattttaggttCAACACCATCGAAAGGGCCTTGGAtggtaaaatgttaaaactgtattaaaatattttgtctttccTTTGTGCGCAGCTCAGCCGACTGGTCCCTGCTGGTTCTGTCTGGCCAGTCCTCAGGTGGAGAAACACCTTGTCATCAGCATAGGATCACATGTGAGTTTATACTACAGATAAGTACTCACAAGCCCTGCTCCAGACATTAATATATCATTAACACCCAGGGCCTCATTATTGGCACAAGTAATTATGTTACTGCCTGAaagattttcatttaaacaaatatcTGTTAATCTATCGCCGAATGAGGTAACACGAGATGAAAGTActgcaatatttatatatttgcagTATATCAAATTGGGTCTGTGGCGAAATTCCTGGGAAAAAAACGCTgcattaagttactgctaatgttTCCATAATTCTGGGACCTGTAGTATTAAAAGAAACGTGTTGTTACCACAAGTAACCACAGGTGTCGCCAAATCTACCAGACAGGAAATCTTTAGGATTACAACTTTTAAAACACACTTACCAGGAGTGATGTTTTTTGCAGTGTTACCTGGCTATGGCTAAAGGCGGTCTGACTCCTCACCACATGCTGATCCTCCCCATCGGTCACTACCAGTCTGTGGTGGAGCTCAGCTcggaggtggtggaggagatggagaagtACAAGTCGGCCCTGATGAGCTTCTACAAGAGCAAAGGAGAGCGCTGTGTGCTGTTTGAGAGGAACTACAAAAGCCAGCACCTGCAACTACAGGTAGAAACGcacaaacacaggcagcctTGCTACTGAACGGTTCTGCAGAATAAACCCAAAATTACTCTGTGACAGATAAATATTACATACAAAACAGTATAAGTATAGGAAGTTTTGCAGGGTGGGACTTTGATATCACACCGAAATTAAAAATCTTATGCAACTTTCCTTCTAATATAGAAAATACACTCCCTTTTTAATTTTTCACtctatatattttcatttttaaaatgaatttgttGCAATATATAATGTCTCCTAACATATTCAAATTGATTGAGTTGTCCGAACAACATTCCACAACTCAAAAGTATTGACTGTACTATCTTATTATTCTTAGATAACtaaaaaatcctcaaatattcacatttgagaagcaggaTCCAGTGTTTGTTTCAACATTTTGACTTTATAAAGATGATTATCAAAAGAGTTGCTGAGTATTATTATgactattattttgtccactcgGTTTACATTACTTATTACCCGTTGGTGCGTTGGGGTGTGCCACGTGTTTTTAGTATTGTGTATCGTTGTTCAGGTCGTCCCGGTGCCACTGGACCGCTGCTCCACAGAGGACATCAAGGAGGCGTTCATGGTCCAGGCTCAGGAACAGCAGATGGAGCTGATGGAGATTCCTGAACACACCGACCTCAAACAGGTACATGTGCAAATATACATACACCTAGAAaagaaaaccacacacacatgtacagtagaAGTATACATGTGCTGATtatatgcttttgtttttaaaatcaacatttagatttttttcagaTTCAGCTGAACACAATGTAGGAAATGGAAAAGCTCCATTAGGCCAGAACATTTAAATTGGTTTGTATGTTTGTGCGTGTTCAGATTGCTCCTCCAGGGACTCCGTATTTCTATGTGGAGTTGGACTCGGGGGAGAAACTCTACTACCGCATCCAGAAACATTTTCCTCTGCAGTTTGGAAGGTTAGTAGCACTTCTAATTAAATCTTAAACTCCACTCATACAGGATTAATTTTACAGGGGAAGGTGGGTTCACTATGCTCCTCTGTAATTTAACTAATTGTTACGAACATTTTAACAATCAGGAAATTACAGGTTGTGGTCTGTAAAAGACATTCAGCAGTACATCAAGAAAAGAGAAAGCTAAAAGCCTCCCCAGGGGGCGCCAGAGAGTTGAAAGGAGGCAAATATAAaatagtgaatttaaaaaaaatcttaaattcaCCTTCTCAGAGTCATAACTCGGACATGAAACACATATTGATATAATTCAGTGTGAGTTAAACTTTCCAAGAATATCATTACCTCTGCAAATAAATGTCCATAAAGCCGCACAGAAATCATAGAAAAAAAGATCTTAAAATAAGAACCTGCATGAGAGAATCATCACATctttaagatttcttcagtatcaaagtaatccagGGCACAAATTTGCCAAAAAgtaagcttaaaaaaaaaacagggctCAAAAGAGAATAGCAGCACCTTCCTGTAGCTGATATTACAACAGAGCATTTGATGAGCTTTCACGGGGTCTTGCTCTCCTGAtctcttaattttttatttcatattggtgtgtgcgtgtgcgcgtaGAGAGGTTCTGGCCAGCGAGCCGTTACTGAACATCCCGACTCGAGCTGACTGGAAGGAGTgtaaacagagcagagaggaggaggaggagagctgcAAACAGCTGAGAGACGACTTCCAGCCGTTTGACTTCGCCTGGGAAGACTAACCCACACACATGTAGATACAGTTACCATGACCACAGCCAGGATCATTGATGgcattgctgtttttgtttactgttgttttattttttctacatTTCCCCCCTTAAACTATAAAAAAGCAATACtatgacattttgggaaatacgcttatttgaTTTGTGAcggagagttagatgagacgATTCATACCACTCTCATTGTGTGTGCGGTGAATATGaagcctgttagcttagcttagcataaagactgcaaaGAGTGAACTTTAAAAGTGCTGGTTGGCAGATTtcgttacctttggacagattCAAGGTAGCCGTTTAACCCTGTTTAaagtctttaagctaagctacgctaaccagctgctggctccagctctCCAAGAAATCAGAGTgctatcaatcttctcatcttactctGGGCAAGAATGCAAaaaagcgtatttcccaaataCGGCCAAATGTTTTATACGGGTGTTgtctttttaataatatttgaCAGTTGTTGCTTTTGAAGTCATGGAGGGAACTGAGATATTTGCAGAAACGTTTTATAAGCAAGGATCATAAAAGCGTCTGTTTAAAGTTAACATTTTTCATCTTTTGTTTATCAAAGTGACATTTAAATTTATGAAACTTGTAGAAACGTTTTCCAAAAACTAGAGACTTGTTGCCGGCAAGAAGCTGGGAGACATGCTCAAAAGTGATAAAACACAATTAGGACTTCTGTGTGTTAAATGTCAGCAGTGACTGGTTTGGATTGCTGTCTTTTGGTTTGCAAAGATGTTTGTCTTTTAGTACTTCCTGATACATAAAAAGACCAGAAATCCACCTTCGAGTTTGTTCAGCTGctttttcacaataaaatataaaatctgcaGACTAAGGTTCTAAAAAAAACTTAgataaaatactgtttaaatCTGAACAGCAGCTGCGCAACCTTTTCTATACTTCTTTTGTTTTAAGCTCAACTCTGGGgataaattgttttttaatgtatttcttgTCTTTTGTAAATGAACAATAATTAAACTCtcattttcacattcatttcTTGGTGTCATGATGTTCACTTGTTTCATGGGAGCAATGATTTTTTTAACCACAATTAGTAATTTAAACCTGCAAGGCCTTTGTCAGAAAAACATCCATGTGAACAAAAAGCAGGCGATCTAACAACAAATGACAGTTTATCTACGGTTAGGATCACATGCAACATAATAACACCCCTATCAATTTGCACTGTACGgagaaaatactgtacatgtgtaaagagaaaaaaatgtacatTGTGCAGAGTTTGCATTAGAAACTAATCGTATTGCAGATTTGGACATCAAagtgaaaacatgtttgtttgaaaagGGTTTTATGTCAAATTCCTCATTTAATAAATCCAAAAGTgtttcatgttgtgttttttccccagatCAACACATCTATGagacttttttacttttatacttctatatttttacttttaatagaaaCTCTTGTCAGCATAACACATTACAGTTCAACAGAAATTCTCTACAATTGTCATAAGGTTGAATCAACAACCAGTTTAAACAAAAGTTCATGAAgaaggatttattgcaggaatGTTGCATTaattttagctaggtgtacctaataaactggccacTGAgtgtattaaattattaatagcATGTGTGAGCGCGCACACAGGTTAAATGTTGTTCTTCATAGTAATCACCAGGATATTTGTGTGATGGTCATTTAGTGCTACAGTTGCACGATTTAACCACTGTAGGGCGTTGATTTTTCACATTTGTCTTAAAATTTTGTAGTCCGCTGTATTTGTCAGTGGTTTAAGTCGACCGTGTCGATTATCCAGTGACTGTGGGACACTTTCGTGGAAGTCactgttttaaatgttcattttaataGCACAGATCCTCACGTTCCACTGTGATGGAGGTAAAAATCAGTTGTGGATATGTTATAAACTGCAAATAAGATCACTCCCAGGTGTATCTAAACTGCTTTTTTATTAGGGCTCCTTGCTTATGAATCTagatgttatttttgttatttatatttcaccTACCGCATTactttattgaacatttattctCGACAGAACCTATTTTCAGCTGATTATTCAGTGAATTTTATACATGGTCCTGTACTGACCTAAAACGTCAACATCTATCTGCGTTTTTGTGTTTAGTGTAAGAAAAAGTAACCTCGCTGCAGACTATATGGAAAACCCATTATGATGATTAGCCACAATGCACCTGCAGATTTTTGTGTAGTTATTATGTATGACCTGTCCTCTGAAAAGTTCAGCCTTACAGATTTCACGAAGGGAACATGTTGTCTCACGCATCTCATATTTCAGAATCTACCTTaatacatttatgtatttacatataggcctacatttagCAGGAAATGTAAAGACAACACTTCAAATAAAGCAAAATAGTTTCTGAACATGTGTGGTGGTCCTGACATTTTCCTAAAAGTAAGATCTACATCTACATTAGTGGTTCCCCTTTTAGTGATACCCAAATACCCCACAGCCTCATTCAGATTAATTCACCGACCCCTTCATCAACACCCATCTTGTTCcaaatatgttaatttattttaaactggATGTTATTAATTACATAAAAGTGgatattgttaaaaaaaaatgtattcaatcAATTGGACCGTAACTGTTTAGGTTGCTTTGTACAGTTACTACTTATTGGACTGGCAGAAGCTGAAAGTTTCAAACATGCCTACTTCTAGCTAACTTTTACGTCAAACtgttacttttagctaactattttgtttatgtattttgaCAATTTAGGCTACTTTTACCTAACTATTTCAACAGTTTTCCATCACTGTGGGCCTACTTTAGCTAACATTTACATCAATCTGTTAATTTCACctaactgttttgtttatctATTTTGACAATTTAGgctacttttagctaactatttcacTGTTTATCTAATACTTTAAGCCAACTTTCAAAAGTTAACCAtaattaaaactattttacCGTTGTAATTATTTAGCTATCTATTTTAACAATTTATAAATTTATGACTTTACTAGGTTACtaatatgtacatattttacttTAAGCCAACTTTTTCATTGGCCTAACCATTACCTTACAGAAGCTGTTACCATTTATCccttatccattacttttagctcaCTATTTCTTCCATTTATCCACTTTTAGCTTATTGCTAAGACTCTCAAATCCAGCATGTAGTGTTCAGCTGCTGACTCAATATGTGGATCTATTTTTATCAGGCAAATCACTGATTTGCGCCTTTAAACCTAAACATTGAGTGAATTATTGAAGCTGAAGATGGAAATCCTAAATGAAGTCACAGAATTATCCTTTTAGCGCCCACACAGGATGCAGCTGACTCTCTTTGGTCTGATCAGATTATGTGGGCATCTTTCCACAGGACTGTTTATTGTCACATGAGGTTGAAATTACAGGTTGTTATAAATGAGAATCTGATTGCAATTTAGTGGCTTATCTAGACTGGATAAATAAACTTACGAGGCTGACATTTGGGCAATCATTAAAAAGTTTATATGGTTCTCATTGTTTCCCACTTTGATGATTTTTATAGACATTTCGTCACGTTATAGCCGAAAAAGTACAGATGTAAAGTACAGATGTAAAGtaattgtcatttattaatgttaataattagACATGTGGTCTTACTGCAGTCAGTTTGCAGTGAGATCTAGACCCTTTACTGACATTACAATATGTGAGGAAATACTCCATGGCAAGGGTTAAATTCAAAGATTTATTTTGTggtttagcttgttagcatcagaatcaggtttattgcgaAGTAGGTTTATggttttcacatacaaggaatttgataTATTagtgcataacaataaacactgaaagagaaatttttttttgaatgatAGAGCTGTGCAGTTCATGCAGGAATGTGCAAAAATTCATAGTATGAAATAAAAGGAGTATTTGCAATATAGAGATTATGTAATGCACTGAGACAGATGATGAGACTGTTAATTTATAACGTGTAGTGGTTATGGGATGGAATAAGAGCCAGTGTCAGTGGGGGTCCCAGGCCTTATTGAGGAGCCCAGCTGTCGGcaggaagaaactgttcttgtggtgTGTAGTTTTGGTCCTAATtggactgcagcctcctgccagcTGGGAGGGATCAAACACCAGAGCAGGCCCAGTACCACAAGGTGTCTGAAGAGGGCTTAGCCCCCtaagtggtgtttttttctATCTCTGTTTAAGTAGAAAAAACTGTTCATTTTTGTACCAATTCTGCTGGTTTGGCGAGTCAGAGAATTACTTTGCCAATAATACAATTTTAGGCTATTTGCATAGGTGTATGCTAGCACTGAAACGGACTGTTGGAGATcgatagaaagacagacagacagacagacagaacacgtCCCTTAGTTTTGATTTTTTGCCTGTTGTGGTTGGAAATAGATTTCCCGTCCTACTAGCCAAGCCCACACCTGCTTGGCTTCAGTCATTAAGCAGAAACAGAGTACACGTTGGTATGGCTGCTGGTCTTTAAATTGGTTTTACTTATTTGAAtttccctgttttttttatttagttagctGTCAATTGTACTTTCTTTGCAGTTTATTTCCCTACACGAAGGTCTAAATACTTTGAATTGAAAGCAATATGAGTCTAAGAATACTGGATTCAGCTTTAAGTCATCCTCTGGCTACCTAAAATATCTGTACCACTAGTAGTATCAACTTTATATATAAACAAGGGTTTTCAGTAAAATGTCAGGTCAGTCACACGGACAGATACCTTTACCATAAACTAATTTGATTGATACATTTTGACTGGATCTCACACAAGAATGAATCCGTATGCACTACATGATATTATTGTCATCTTTTTTGGTGAACTCTTcttattgtcattttatttaacaaaatcaTATTGTATTTATCAGTTTAGTTTTCCCCCCTTTGtgctccttttttcttttcttaattaGAGTGAAGGGGAGGTCCATTTGTCCTGTCCTGTTTTGTTTCTATTActggttttatgtttttgtgtagtATGGTTCTGGAGGAGAAAGTCAATTAGTTTCTCTAACCCCAGCCctaaaaatgaagaaatgtaggaaagagcaaaacaaagttgttatgacaTTATTAATATGTTGCGTTTTATCTTGTATTTGATGTAAAAGTAATACTCTTTAGATACAGTAACATGAAAaagtcattatgtgtgaactgTCTGAAGCAAGCTCGTTTTTCAGAATGATTAGCAAACAGTTTGGAGAAGTCAGACCTTGTTCTAGATCGTAATCTTTTTAGGGAAAAGATAATAGTTGTAAAATTGATGAGCACTGCTGTCTAGATCCAATATCAGTgtgcatgtttatgtttatattatttctgTATCCTGGGTTACAGTGTTTCCGTGTCCCATGTTAAGCTGCACACTATTTCAGAGGCTTTACCACCCTGACGAGAAAAACCTTTTAATGGAAACacgtgaaaaatgtttttagtatCCAGTGACGGTATCTTATCACTAAACCTCCTGCAAGCCGTCAGAAAACTGTACTGATGTCAATTCTTTCATGTTGTTCAAAAGAAGGTTCAGTGTTCGGCTACTCTGTGTTATATTACAACTCCTGCCTTCATGCCGCTGGTTGTCATTATCCTCCTGCCAGTCATGCTTTACATTAACCTCCTCACATGAGCTCACAGTGACACGCAAATGCCCAACACCACCGCCTCGAAACGCGTTCATCAGGATGTCTCCCAGATGTGTGAGTCTTACGCAGCATCAACTCTATGTTGCGTTTGCAGcgtcaaacagaaaacaatgtcCTGCTCTGAACCTGCTTTGATTCTTCTTGGCAGCTTAATTTCCtcaacatatactgtataactttaagtgtataattttaattaaagggACACCTCTCATTAATCTTACTTTATGTTACTGTGCATGTCCCTGGGGCATGTTTGGAGATGATTTACATAATTTAAAGACTAATTAAAATGTGCACAAAGTGGCTTTTTAACAATTCAAGCAGGGTTGATGGTTTAGAAAAGCGCCAGCTGCTTTTCTACCAGTGGTGGTGGAATAAGCATTCAGAtagacaaaaatatatattgttcagtgtttttgttgtctttatatattatttatttattttattttcagggACAACCCACATTGATCAGCAAAACTGTAAATGTTAGACGAAAGGAAAATTTTCAACTGCCAGATATAAAATTTGCcttaaacagcaataaaactaTTGATGTCAAATTTGAACAGGAGAAAGCAAAACATGAAGCAGCCGACACATATAACTCAGAGGGAGTCACATATTAGTAAATAGTACCAATATTTAACTCATGTAAAAGTaagcaattaaaaaaattaaaaaatactcTGTTCTATGTAAAAGTACATAAGGATTATCAGTCATATGTATTTCATTATCAAAAGTAAGTCTCTTTttggattattattaatgtcttaacatgtaaaatgtatcATATGTTATAGGTTTATCATGTGTGTTGTGAATATTTCCCTcttaaataaagtaaagaagaaaataatgtaGCATTAAATGGAATTATGCAAGTAAAGTACATGCATACCTCAGTAAACGTGTTTTCCACCACACCTTCCCATACATTTCCTTTAGTACACTGCAAAAAGAAGATCAAATTTTTAGATTTATCTGACAACGATTAACACTGAACGTTAGATAAATGTGGATATTGTCGGCTTTCTTTAGCCTTGTCTGTTTTGTCCCCGGGGCCTGAGGTCTGCGATAGGGAAACCACTTCctaaatgcacaaacacatgccACACAAACAGTGGAAGTTCTTGATTTGCACATACGTGACATTTAGAGAGCCTCTGTCTTATAGTTTGGTGCCTTCAAAATGAAGCCTTCCCGCAGGGCCAAGgaggttttgttttctgttccatctgtttgtctgttagAGAGCAGGATATCTGAAAAAGACCAAGAAGGAACTAGTGTTTAGGTTTTGGCTGTTTTAAAGGTATCTTGAACATTTGAAGATGCacacttttttgcttttttgcttttttatatGTCTTTTAAAGTATAAAGACGCATGTTAAACTTttagtataaaacatgttattttCTGTAATTTCCTAACAGTTTTCCAGGAAATGTGCTGGGAAAGAAAATATGTCACCTTGCAGTAATTGTAGGGAAGAAAGTTATGTTGTATTTATAAGCAGTTATTGACTTTCAGAGGAATTTACTTGAGAGAAATGCTTCTTTAAGAAGACTAAATGCAAAGTCTACATCTTGCGCTCTGGGAATTTGCaactttttattgcattttttttatgagttttacctggttaaataaaggtcaaATAGATGAAACATTGCTTCTGATTGCAAACCCTAACTCACTCGAAAGAGGGCAGCATGATCCTATAAACCCCAtctaaaaaataaagagaagtACCGCTTGATCAATACTGCAAAAGGTGTTTGTGTAGGCCGACGCTTCTCAATGTGAAATCTCCAAATCAAACTAAGTGTACTACATTATTGTTGTTTAcatatattgcacatattagatattacttaatttttagttactagtaactatttctttagttactagtaactatttttGTAGTTACTAGtgacatatttcacatttttgccattGAAATCTATGGGGCTCTGCGGTTCAGATAGCATCTATTCATTAGTTAACAATGAATAATAATTACGAGTaaccatttccattttactGGTCACTATTATTAATCTACTAGTGCTTATTGTTTAGTTGCTATTTACGATTCCATTAGTTACTAAGGGAATAGGGAATAGTTACAGATGCCAAAGACAAACAACCCCACCCCACAAATGAGTCaatcagaggaagaagaacaa harbors:
- the cwf19l1 gene encoding CWF19-like protein 1 isoform X3, producing MMLACGDVEGRLNALFNRVQTIQKKTGEFDLLLCVGEFFGTTPEAEAEWQQYKDGAKKAPIHTYILGAASQETVKNFPSADGCELADNITYLGRRGVFTGVSGLQIAYVSGREALQEPAPAHCFTSKDLSALVAPLTSNSKFRGVDILLTSQWPRGVWHYGNNPEVNTKFCGSGSVANLADKLKPRYHFAALEGAHYERLPYRNHVILQENAQHVSRFIALASVNNPAKKKYLYAFNIIPMKTMDSSELVKQPQDVTENPYRCSTKDKTDNQKSGFSATEEEEPARQFFFDLSKKQGGGPRGRGWKRHSDGRGRGRDQHHDGDGHHEGQPKQPRRHPQPTGPCWFCLASPQVEKHLVISIGSHCYLAMAKGGLTPHHMLILPIGHYQSVVELSSEVVEEMEKYKSALMSFYKSKGERCVLFERNYKSQHLQLQVVPVPLDRCSTEDIKEAFMVQAQEQQMELMEIPEHTDLKQIAPPGTPYFYVELDSGEKLYYRIQKHFPLQFGREVLASEPLLNIPTRADWKECKQSREEEEESCKQLRDDFQPFDFAWED
- the cwf19l1 gene encoding CWF19-like protein 1 isoform X1, producing the protein MKVKCQDGGSAVRGPSGLPDKRILRKMLQTLLKMLACGDVEGRLNALFNRVQTIQKKTGEFDLLLCVGEFFGTTPEAEAEWQQYKDGAKKAPIHTYILGAASQETVKNFPSADGCELADNITYLGRRGVFTGVSGLQIAYVSGREALQEPAPAHCFTSKDLSALVAPLTSNSKFRGVDILLTSQWPRGVWHYGNNPEVNTKFCGSGSVANLADKLKPRYHFAALEGAHYERLPYRNHVILQENAQHVSRFIALASVNNPAKKKYLYAFNIIPMKTMDSSELVKQPQDVTENPYRCSTKDKTDNQKSGFSATEEEEPARQFFFDLSKKQGGGPRGRGWKRHSDGRGRGRDQHHDGDGHHEGQPKQPRRHPQPTGPCWFCLASPQVEKHLVISIGSHCYLAMAKGGLTPHHMLILPIGHYQSVVELSSEVVEEMEKYKSALMSFYKSKGERCVLFERNYKSQHLQLQVVPVPLDRCSTEDIKEAFMVQAQEQQMELMEIPEHTDLKQIAPPGTPYFYVELDSGEKLYYRIQKHFPLQFGREVLASEPLLNIPTRADWKECKQSREEEEESCKQLRDDFQPFDFAWED
- the cwf19l1 gene encoding CWF19-like protein 1 isoform X2: MGEQPVRVLACGDVEGRLNALFNRVQTIQKKTGEFDLLLCVGEFFGTTPEAEAEWQQYKDGAKKAPIHTYILGAASQETVKNFPSADGCELADNITYLGRRGVFTGVSGLQIAYVSGREALQEPAPAHCFTSKDLSALVAPLTSNSKFRGVDILLTSQWPRGVWHYGNNPEVNTKFCGSGSVANLADKLKPRYHFAALEGAHYERLPYRNHVILQENAQHVSRFIALASVNNPAKKKYLYAFNIIPMKTMDSSELVKQPQDVTENPYRCSTKDKTDNQKSGFSATEEEEPARQFFFDLSKKQGGGPRGRGWKRHSDGRGRGRDQHHDGDGHHEGQPKQPRRHPQPTGPCWFCLASPQVEKHLVISIGSHCYLAMAKGGLTPHHMLILPIGHYQSVVELSSEVVEEMEKYKSALMSFYKSKGERCVLFERNYKSQHLQLQVVPVPLDRCSTEDIKEAFMVQAQEQQMELMEIPEHTDLKQIAPPGTPYFYVELDSGEKLYYRIQKHFPLQFGREVLASEPLLNIPTRADWKECKQSREEEEESCKQLRDDFQPFDFAWED